GGGCTTTGTCGTAAGTGTGTGAAGATCGGCGATTATAAAGAAGCATTCACACTCATCCTGCAGCCTGACCCTATTTTTAAGCGAGCCGACATAATGGCCGAGATGTAATCGCCCTGTCGGCCTATCCCCCGTTAATATTCTTTTCTTCATGATCGATGCCTTCCTGCTTGCCCCTCGAAGTTCTGCGTTGCAGAACGAAGTGGGGTAGGTCGGTCTCCTGTTGGTATCCTCATCTTCATTTTTTCCATCATATCATCCCTTCATAATGGTTTTCTAAGCAAGGATCGCAAAAATATTGTTTTTCCCCTTCCACGAACTTCCCTTCATCATTTCTCACAACTTCGCTAATAGGCAAAGTTAGTCGAGTCGTTTGGCAACCCGTGCAAAGATACTCGTGGCCTCGCTTCGAAATAAAGCTCCGGTGGTCCTCCAAATTCGCAACTACTTTAGAATTTTCAGTTAATCTTTCTAGCATATTTTTCCATTAAAAAACCCCGCTTGTCGGGGCCTTGTGTGGTTAATTTTGATTTTTAAACTTTAACTTTGATCTTCCTATTGAACCACGCAAGACTCAACCCAATTAAGGGGGCAAAGCCTGTGCATCCAAATGTAACTTACATTTGCTTGGTTCACGTCTAAATTAAAACAAAATTGGCAGCCTCAAGTCAAACTCAGCGTTGCTTTATCTCTGGCCTTACATCCTTCATCGCATCCCGATTTATTTTATATACGCTTCCTTCTCCAAACCGAAAATCAGGAGTAAATAAAGAATACTCATCGCCTTCTACTCTAACCCGCAGACATTTGTATTCGTTTTTTTCGTCGGCAAGTAAGCCCAGCATTCCCCTTGCCAGAGCCAGAGATGGATCTTTTACGAAATCTTCACGTTCTCGCACTACTTGTGCTACCCTTATAGAAACACCTCCAAACATATTCACCCTAGCATAACCTTCTCGGAGTGCACACCTAGCACTATTTACAAATTCCACTTCAAAGTCTACTTGTACTTCTCTAACTTCGGATCGATTTTGTTCTACAATCATATTTCCTCCTTTCTTTATTTACCCGCCCGAGTTCTGCTTCAGAACGAAGGAGGGCCACAAAAAAACTAGCCCTTCTTTACCCCGCTCAGCGGGCTGGCTAGTAATTTTGTTGTTTATTCGTAGAAAAGCTTTGCTTATTTGGCTCAGACGATCACAAAATTACCAACCGCTAGCGGCTAATAATGATGTGAATAATGTTCTTTCGAACGGTCGAGCTCATATGTTATTCATTTTTATATCAAACCACGTTGACTTTAGTCAACCATAACTCTAGAATAGCGCCGCAATGCCACCAGAAAGAAAACCTACAGAATTATATCTACCAAAAAGTCCGATGAAGCCGACGGAAATTTCCCCAAGAAATATATCTCGAAACATCGACCTGTGGTTTGCGGAAAAAAAATTCGACGGAATTAGAACACTCATACTTCTCTCGCCATCTATGGGAGTGATAATAACCACTGTTAACTCCAGAAATATAACCCCTCATTTCAGAATGATAGCGCGAGAGCTAGAACCTGTGGCATCCACACATATTGCAGTCCTCGACGGAGAATTAGTCCACACCGAAGGGAAAAATGCCTCTGATAGAAACCTGGTAGTTCACAGATCGACAGGTAGCAGGCAAGCTCCGGAAGAAGAATTCACCTTTCAAGCGTTTGATATTTTAAATTTGGACGGTGAGGATCTGACTAAACGACATATTGAAGACAGGAAAAGAAAATTAAGTGAGTTAATAACACCAACCGAACACGTAAAATTAGTTCAACCTTATACATACGAAGAATTGATAGTAGAACTCGAAAAAATGGAAGGCGATACTTATGATGAAGGGATCGTTTTAAAAAAGTTAGGCACAAACTATACTTCTGGACTTAGCTCTAACTGGCGAAAAGTAAAATACAACTAAGTTAAATCCACGATTTCATAATCACCTACGGCTTTTAACAGATCTTTCATATCTATGTTCAACCCTTTCGTTAAGTCCCCGCTCCCTAAATTAACGCGTTTTAGTTTCAATGCTTTTCGATCAAAATATAGGGGAATACCAACTAAAACAGGACAAACTGCGCCGACTGGAACTTTGACTACTTTTAAAACTTCTTCCGGTTTCGCGAGTTCCGCTTTTGTTCCAAAAAGCCTTTTTACTTTTTTAAAGTTGAGTCGATCCTGACCCCGAATCGCTAGCGCGATAAAAACGGTTTTAAATTCAAATCCTACCTTTTTCTCCGCTTTAATAATTAAAGTTTTTACCGTTTCTTTAGGATTTATTCCAAACTTAATTACATCCTCCACCCTAAGTACTTCCTGCCCAAAATCGATAATTTTAAAATCTATTCCCTCTTTTTTTAAAAACTTCTCGATCTTCCCAAAAACTGCCATATGGGAAATAATACAGGATTAATCCCTTCTTATTCTATCTGGCAATCTGACTTCAAGACCCTCAGGGCATAATGATCTCGAAACTCTTGCCAAAACTTGGGGTTCAGCGTCTCTGCCCTCCCTCCTGATCCCTTCAACAGCAACCTGCAAAACATCACAACTCATGCAGTTCCCGACTTGTTCCAATAAACATCTTTCTGACATAAAAGTTCACCTCCTTGTTTTTAACCACAAAAAAACTCGCCTATCTTGGCGAGTCTTGCTTTGTGTGGTTTTTTAGTTTTTTTACTTACTTCTTACCACAACAAAACTCGCCGCTTTGCGAGCTTTAAAAATAAATAAAAAGTTTCGTAGTAAACTAAGAATGTTAGACATTAAAAAGTAGCAAACTTACTGCCCTACTGCCAATACCACCTCAAAAGAGCATTGCTTTTCTGCCTTTTTAATATACCAAAACATCCTAAATTAGTCAACCTAGCAATTCCAACCTGCAAGTGATAATTGCCACAATTTATAGCCATGGTAGGAAATTGTGTAGCAGGGCTGGGAATCGAACCCAGGACCTTGGCGTTATATCACAGCCTTGTATATTTTGTAGCGGCGGTAGGAATCGAACCTACGACCTAAGCTTTATGAGGGCTCCGCTCTAACCACTGAGCTACACCGCCCTAAAATATACAACCTGATATATCAGAGGAGCCTGAAAGGAACTGCTGATATGAGTGCCACGCTCTAACCGACTGTGCTACCCTGCCAAGTCTGTATTCTATCAAATTCTCAAAAAAAAGACCCGACCACTTGTGCCAAGTCCTTTTCTTAATTTTTGAATGTCTCAATCCAACTTGCTTGCAAGTTGAAAATGAGAAACACCGAAACATTAAGTTTCTTGTCAAAAGAAACGACCAATGAAGGTCGTTTCGAGTTGGTAGCGGGGGCGGGAGTCGAACCCACTTCTGGAGATTATGAGCCTCCCGAGATACCGTTTCTCCACCCCGCGTCGATTAGTGTTGCGTTATTTTAGCTTCAAAACCGGCTTATGTCAACCTTATTTAACCTTCGAAGAATAGGCTCCACCATTTTTTCCAATTAGGATCATTTTGGCCTTGTTGTAAATTAATTTGCTTTTTTTCTTCTTCCTTAGGCAAAACCACGATTACTTCCCCTTCTTTGGCCAACCCCAATTTATTCCTGATCTCTTCTTCCGCGAATCTTTCTGTTTTTTTGTATTCAAGTTCTCTTTGTAAATTCTCATTCTCGCGGCTTAATTCCTCCAGCCTCACCTCGGCCTCAGTCACTTCTTGTGAATTCGTGCGCAGCGCAAGCAACCTTTTGGCGCCATTAAACACCAAAATAAGCATAAAAAGCACCGCAAAAATCAAAATCAAATTTCTCTTCACATTATCATTATACAAGGCTAAATATTTACAAAAATTGCTTTAGGCACGGAGCCAAATTTATTTGGCGAGTACCACAGGCCTTTTATGTAATAAAAGGCCTATACGCCCAAAAAGGCACGTCCTTGACAATACCTATAGGCCACAGGTATACTTTACACTGTTAAGCTTCCCTGCTGCCGATCCTGCGCACTGCTATTTTTGTACTTACAAACATTAAATGAAACAGTTACAAGAAGCTCATAAAGAATTTATTGAGCACCTAAAAACCAAAAAGAGAACAACTTCTACAATACTTGCTTACGGCAAGGATATTGAGCAACTTGTCGGTTTTATGACCGAACAAAACAAAGCCCAAGTCCACGAAGTAACGGCCGAAGATATTAGAGGCTTTTTAACAAAACTCGAAAATTCAGGCTACACTAAAAAATCTCTTTCCAGAAAGCTAAATTCTACAAAAACCTTTTTCCGCTTTCTTAAAATTCAGGAATATATTACCGACGACCCTGCAAGCATGGTCGAGCATCCAAAATTCGAAACCAAACCCCCAAGAATTCTCACTCCCCTAGAATACAGAGCACTTAGAGACGCAGCTCGCGACGACGCAAGACTTGCTGCAATTATCGAAGTTTTATTGCAAACCGGAATAAGAATTGGAGAACTTGCAAACCTAAAAATAGACGATGTCTACTTTGGAACTGAAGGAAAAGAAGGACATTTATACATTTCACCGGCAGAAAACAGACAAGAACGCACAGTTCCCCTCAACAAATCAGCCGAAGCCGCTCTTAAGCGCTACATAGAAGTAAGAGCAAAAACTACAAATAAAGCTCTCTTCGTTACAAAAACCGGCAAACCGCTTTTGGTCAGAAACATCAGAACCGCAATCGATAGGTTCTACAAAAAAGCAGGAATTTCTGGCGCTAAGGTCAACGACCTAAGACACACTTGGGTTGCACATCACCTGTCTCGCGGAACTTCCCTTATATTAATAAGCAAAGTCGCAGGCCACAAAAGGCTTTCGACAACAGAGCGATATCTCGCCATAATCCAACCCCCCAAAGGCGAGGAAAAGGTAAGGCTCGAAGAGCTCTAACTTTTCCGAGCAGTTTACCCTGAGAGTCGAAGGGAGGAAAAAGTCCGCCTCGAAGAAACTCTAAGCTCCATTGACAACCTTTTTTAAAACTGTTTAAACTGGTTCCATGCCCGAAGTCACCCCCGAAGTAATGCAAGCCCTAGGTTTGGATCGCGAAGTTGTTGAACGTATTCAGAAAGAACGAGATCAAAAGCTGGAAGCAATTAAAACCTCGAGAGCAAACGGTGCTTCCCTCTACGAATTCGCACGAAATAAACCTGTAACCGAAATTAAACTCGCTGGCGGCACACTCGAAGTTCCCCCGACACCTCTTGATGAATTATCAGAAGTTATCGCTCAAAGGACCAAAAGTTTGGAGCAACAAACAGGTTCCGCAGAGCCCATCAGTCAAATTAAAGCATTCGCGGAAGGACTAGGAGACAAGGCACTCCAAGACCGAAATTTCAAAGTTGCAGTCCCTCTTCTTAATTACGCCTCACCAAGCGGAATCGTTAATAACAGTGAAGTAGTCGCAAAGATTAAAAATCTTGTAGGGGAAAATCCGGAAGAATTAGTCACAGTGGCAGAACTCATAGAAGAAACAAGAAGAGCGTCTGTTCCCGAACCAGCACCTGCGACAACACCAGAACCTATCCCAGTCACACCCACAACCCCACCGCCATTCGAACCAATTCCAACCCCAAACCCAAGCCCGACGCCACCACAATCAACAGAAGCCACACCAGCCGCAACTCCAGCTCCTGCGGAAATTCACAAACTCTACGACGTCAATGAACAGGGGTTGCGGCCAGTTCCCGCACCTAAACCTCAACCACAAACTCCGACAGAACCAAAAGCCGCTTAAGCCTTTTTCTTAAAAAGATCCGAAAGCACGTCAAAAATAAGAATTAGAATCATTGGCGCAAGAAGAAGTCTCCAAAACCACGAGACAAAAAATATCAATACTACTCCCGCTGCCGCGATAATCAAAAAGATAATTTTTCGAATCATTTCGTTTTAGTGACTTCGACAAGCTCAGTCAATACTCCCTGAGTGAAGTCGGAAGGATTATTGGCCAATTTTTCAGTTTTGTAGATTTTAAAACTTTTTTAGTATACTCCCATAAAGTCTTAGGAAACAATCCGGCCGAGCTCATATCTCGGCGGGTTTTTTTAAGGCCAGAATTTAGAGATTATTTCTGCTTTATTATATAAACGACCATCAAGACTGTGGCTATGCGAAAAAGACAGACAGAGATTCAGACAAAAGACACTTTGACGAGATGGGCGAATTCGGCAAACAAATAAGAATAGTCGTCAACCCTCATCTACAAGAGGAACAGGGTTCTATCGCTGCCAAGTAAAAACCTTGCCCAAACTGGTTTAGTTTGTTAATATAACTCGAAGGACTTGAGGGGAAGGGTTCCCGAAACAAGCCCTTTTTTTGGAAGTAAAATGGCAGAAGCTCACTTTTCGCTAGCAGCTGAAGAACTTTTTAAAATTGGTCCCCTACCGATAACCAATACCATTTTAACGACTTGGATCGTGACAATTATATTGATCACTTTCGCCTATCTCGCGACCAGAAAAATTTCCCCAATCCCCCATGGTATTCAAAACGTTGCAGAATTTGCAGTAGAGAGTTTGAGTAATCTTGTCGAAAGTGTCGCTGGCGACAAAACGAAAGTGTTTTTACCAATTATCGCCAGCTTTTTCTTTTTTATCCTGGTTGGGAATTACATGGGGCTCCTTCCTGGTTTTGGCACAATCGGATTTTACGAAAATATCCATGGAGAAAAAACTTTCGTGCCGTATCTAAGATCGATTAATTCCGATCTCAATACAACGCTGGGCCTTGCTCTCATCTCTGTTGGATTTACCCACTACTATGCAGTCAAATATCTTGGCATTAGTGACTACCTTAAAAAATGGTTTAGCTTAAACCCGATTTTTCTATTCGTTGGCATCATGGAACTTGTGGGAGAGTTTACAAAAATTATTTCTCTTTCTTTCAGGCTGTTTGGAAATGTCTTTGCGGGAGAAGTTGTTCTGGCAACCGCCTCCACCAAACTCTTTGCTTTTATAATCCCCGTACCTTTCTATTTTTTGGAGCTTTTAGTAGGGTTTGTTCAAGCACTCATTTTCGCTATACTAACACTTGCATTTATGGTAATTTTAACGAATAAAGAAGGGCACTAAATAAAATTAATCATAAAAATCGTTAGGCCCGCAGTCCTAAGAGTATCGAAGAACAAGGACCACAGCTTTGCTTATTAGGTTTGTCCTTAAATTATTTAGAAAGGAGGTTGAACAATTTGGAAATCGTACTAGCAAAAGGCGCATCAATAGCAATCGGAGGAATGATTCCTGCTCTTGCAATCGGACTTATCGGCTTCAAAGCCATGGAAGCAATTGGTAGAAATCCTGACGCTTCCGGAAAAATTTTACCCGCAATGTTGATCGGTATGGCGTTTGCAGAGGCTATCGCAATTTACGCTTTAATTTTAGCTTTTACCGGCTAACAAATATATCAGGGTCAATAATCCCTTCGACTTCGCTCAGGGAATATTGACTGAGCTTGTCGAAGTCAAATAGTTTGATACCTGATACCTTTAAAAATGGAGTTTTTGCGCGACTTTGGATTACAACCAACATTACTACTCGCCCAGATAGTCAACTTCCTGGTTATTCTTTTTGTACTCAAAAGATTCTTTTACAAACCAATTGTAAAAATGCTGGATGATCGCAAACAGAAAATTGAGGAAAGTTTAAAAAATGCAGACACTATTGAGGAAAAATTAAAAGAGACTGAAGAAAAAACGGCCAAAATTTTGGAAGAATCAAGGAAAAATGCGCAAGACATAATAACTGAGGCTCAAAAAGAAGCTGAAAGAATTGCCCAGGAAGCAAGCAAAGAAGCCAGGGTGACAATCGAACACGCACTTTCCGCGGCTCGAGAACAGATAGAAAGCGAAAGACAAGCAGCGCGAAAGCAAGTTGAAAAAGAAATGCTAGATTTAGTCGCCCTCGTTATTAAAAAAGTTCTTGGAAGCGAACTTGGGCCCAAAGAAAAACAAAGCTTAACGGCAAAGGCAATATCAGAAATCCAAAAACAAACACATTGAGCAAGAAAAAACAAAAACAAATCGCAAAATTTCTCTTTAAAAGAAGCCTGACAGGCGGGTTTGTCGACGAGAAAAAAATAAAAATCATTCTCGCCTCCCTGTCCAAAGAAAACTCGGCGGGAATTGTGGGGATTTTAAAAAGTTATAAAAGGTTGATCGAAGCAGCAATTGCAAGAGAAGAAGTAATTGTAGAAGTGGGATCTGCAATAACAAATGCCAAAAGCATCGAAAAGAAGCTTCTCGAAAAAACAGGCGCAAGAAGAGTTATTTTTAAGTTGAACTCGCAAATTGTCTTTGGCGCAAGAGTAAAACATGGAGATTGGATTTGGGACGATACTCTCGACGCCAAACTAGAGCAAATAATTTTAAATTTTTAAATGAATTTTAAATGATTTAATTTTAGAAATTTAAGAATTAGGATTTGATTAGAAATTAGAAATTGACAAAAATGAGCATTGTCGACGAAATAGAAAAGCAAATAGAAAAAACCAGACTTTCGTCTGTTGCCAAAAACGTCGGTAAAATAACCGAACTTGGAGACGGGGTAGCTCGTGTCAGCGGGCTTTCAGACGTTTCTGCTTCTGAAATTGTCCTCTTCACCCACAACATAACCGGACTCGCACTCAATCTGGAAGAAGACAACGTCGGTATAATTATTTTTGGCGATTGGACTAAATTAAAAGAAGGCGACGAAGCAAGAACTTCAGGCAAAATTCTTCAAGTTCCCGTCGGGGAAAAATTAATCGGCAGAGTCGTCGACGCGCTCGGCAATCCCCAGGACGGCAAAGGTGCAATCACCGCAAAAGATAACTACCCCGTCGAAAAAATTGCTCCCGGAGTTATATATCGCCAATCAGTCGACACTCCCCTTCAAACAGGTCTTAAAGCAATAGACGCGATGATCCCAATCGGCCGTGGCCAGAGGGAACTCATTATCGGTGACAGGAGCCTTGGTAAAACCGCGCTCACACTCGACACAATCATCAACCAAAAAGGCACAGGCGTCATTTGTATTTATGTCGCAATCGGCCAGAAAACCAGCAAAATCGCGCAAGTTGTTTCAATTCTCGAAAAGCACAAAGCTATGGACCACACGATCATCGTTTCCGCGCCCGCTTCCGATTCCGCAACGATGCAATTCGTTGCTCCATACGCGGGAACTGCAATCGGTGAATACTTTATGGACCGCGGAAAAGACGCGCTAGTTGTTTACGACGACCTTTCCAAGCACGCATGGGCTTACAGACAAATTTCCCTGCTTCTTAAAAGACCTTCGGGAAGAGAAGCATATCCAGGCGACGTTTTCTATCTCCACTCAAGATTACTCGAACGTGCAGCAAGAATGGCAGAAAAATATGGCGACGGCTCGCTTACTGCTCTGCCAATTATCGAAACTCAGGCCGGAGACGTCTCCGCCTACATCCCAACCAATGTTATTTCGATAACCGATGGCCAGATTTTCCTCGAAGCAGAACTTTTTAACGCAGGCATCAGACCAGCCGTAAACCCAGGCATTTCAGTTTCTCGTGTTGGTGGTGCAGCTCAAACCAAGATGATGAAAAAAGTAGCAGGATCTCTCCGGCTCGACCTTTCTCAGTATCGAGAACTGGTAACCTTTGCCCAATTCGGTTCCGATTTGGATCCTCAAACCCAGGCAAAGCTAGAACGAGGTAAAAGAATTGTCGAAATCCTAAAGCAGGAACAATTTAAACCAATGGACGTATCATCTCAAGTCTCCGTCATCTGGGCAGCAGTGAATGGCTACTTGGACTCCGTCCCTCTTGACCAGATTAAAGCTACAGAACAGCGTATCGTGGTTGCACTTTCGACAAACAAAAGGCTCAAAAATTACATGGAAGAGAAAAAGGATTTTGACGATTTTGTTCAAAAGGAACTCGAAAAGATGATTTCTTCAATCGTCGGTAAAAGTTCAGCTGCAAGTGAGAATGCGGAACCTAAACCGACTCCATCAAAAACCTCGCCCAAAAAATCATCCCGAAAAATAAAATCATTGCCCAGAAAACCGAAAAGGAGGAAACGCTAAATTCAAGCATCCCGACACTTGATACTTAACACACTAACCTATGGCCCAAATCAGAGAAATCAAACAACGAATTAGATCAGTAACCAACACCTCCAAGGTAACTCATGCAATGGAGCTTGTTGCAGCAGCCAAAATGAAAAAGAGCCAGGAAGCAGCTTTGGCTTCCCGCCCATACACCCTCGCCTTAAATCAAATTCTGGCAGAAGTCAGGCAGAAAGCGAAAGAGGCTTCTCACAAACTTTTGAACAATAATAGCGCACAAACCGAGCTTTTAATCTTGATTACAACAGACAGAGGCTTAGTTGGAGGCTTAAATATTAACTTATTTAGAGAAGTTGCAAACTTAAATAAAAATGCAAAATATATAGTCGTCGGCAAGAAAGGAACACTTTTTGCCTCAAAATCGCACGCAGACATTGTTGCCAGTTTCAATTCCGACGAATACTCCCCCCTCGATCTTGCAAGAACTTTAACCAAGCTGGCAACGGAAAGCTTTATAAAAGCAGAGGTAGCGTCGGTTAAGGTCGCATACCCTGATTTTCAATCTACGGTCAAACAAATCCCAACAATAACTCAGGTCCTTCCAATTGAACTTACAGAAGAGAAAAAATCGGAAGGAGTAGAGGCTGATCTTCTTTTCGAGCCCAACGCGAGCATGATACTAGAAAACATTTTACCTCATTACGTCCTGACAAAAATCTATCAAACAGTCTTAGAAGCAAAAGCTTCCGAACACAGCGCCAGAATGGTTTCGATGAAGAACGCGACAGACGCGGCAGGCGACTTAATAGAAGACCTGACGCTTAACTACAACCAGGCAAGGCAGGAAGCGATCACTAAAGAACTTTTGGATATAATAACAGCTCAAGGAGCGTTTCAATAAATTGATCTAATTTCTAATTGACCTAATTAACCTAAATAATTAGAAAATTTTAAAATTAGGATTTGATTAAAAATTAGAAATTAGAAATTAAAAGAAAAATGCCTAGTAAAACAGTAAGAAGCGCAAAAATAAATAAAGCAGATAAAACTGGTGGTCATATTGTCCAAATAATTGGTCCTGTTGTCGACGTCGAATTCACAAGCGGTAATCTTCCCGATATCTATGCCGCTCTCACCATCGGAGACCTTGTTTTGGAAGTTCAACAACACTTGGGCGAAAATATTGTAAGGGCTGTTTCTCTGGGACCAACTGATGGTTTAAAAAGAGGCACCACAGTAACGAATACAGGCGAGCCCATTAATGTTCCAGTTGGGGTCGAAACTCTAGGCAGAATATTTAACGTTTCTGGCCAACCAATAGACAACAAGGGTCCGGTAAAAGCAAAAAAGACTTACCCCATTCACAGACCTTCACCCACGCTAATAGATCAAGAAACCCAGCCGGAATTACTAGAAACCGGCATTAAAGTAATCGATTTGATGGCACCTTTCCTTAAGGGTGGAAAGGTCGGCATTTTCGGCGGAGCAGGTGTGGGTAAAACGGTCATTATTCAGGAACTCATTAACAATATCGCCAAAGAACACGGCGGTTATTCTGTTTTTGCGGGCGTTGGTGAAAGAACACGTGAAGGAAACGACCTTTACCGAGAGATGAAGGAGGCAGGAGTTCTCGACAAACTGGCAATGGTTTTTGGACAAATGAACGAACCTCCTGGGGCAAGGTTTAGAGTCGCGCTTGCTGCCCTTTCAATCGCCGAATATTTCCGTGACGAAAAACACCAGGACGTTTTACTCTTTATCGACAATATTTTTAGATTCGCTCAGGCCGGAAGCGAAGTCTCCGCCCTTCTTGGAAGAACTCCGTCCGCCGTCGGTTACCAACCAACGCTCGCAGCAGAAATGGGTGCGCTTCAGGAAAGAATTACCTCTACGAAAAAAGGGTCAATTACAAGTCTGCAGGCCGTCTATGTTCCGGCTGACGATTATACTGACCCCGCTCCCGTCGCCACTTTCGCACATCTCGACTCAACAATTTCACTCGAAAGATCGATAGCAGAGCAAGGAATTTACCCTGCTGTTGACCCGCTTTCATCCTCATCCAGCGCTCTTGACCCTCAGATTGTGGGCGAAAAACACTACAACGTCGCACAAGATGTTAAAAAAGTCCTCCAAAGATACAGGGAACTAACAGACATTATCGCGATTCTGGGTGTCGAAGAGTTATCCGACGAAGACAAGGTGACTGTTTCCCGGGCACGAAAGATCCAAAGATTCCTTTCTCAGCCAATGTTTGTCGCGGAAACCTTTACCGGCAAAAAAGGTGCTTACGTTCCAATTGCAAAGACAGTCGAGAGCTTCGACCGCATCTTGAAAGGCGAATTCGACGATGTATCCGAAGGAGACTTTTACATGAAGGGAGATATCAGTGACGTTAAGAAATAATATCAAACATCAAAATGCAAAGATCAAAGTTAAGGAAATTCTCCATGCGCGGAGTTTACCCTGAGTCCTATCGAAGGGCTTAGTCGAATAGTATATATTGTTCGAGCGTAGTCGAGAACTTCCACAATTTTGATTTTTGATCTTTAAATTTTGGATTACTATGATTCATCTACAGATAATCACACCCGAAAAAACAGTTTTTGACGACGAAGTCGATCAAATTTCGCTCCCAACAACGCTTGGCCAAATCACCGTTCTTCCCCACCACATCGGTTTGGTTACTCAAGTTGAACCAGGCGAATTAATCTTCAAAAAGAATCAAAAAGAAAAAATCCTGGCTGCCGGTTTTGGATTCGCCCAAATTGGCAAAGACAGAATTAAAGTACTTGTAGACCTGGCAGCACCCGAAGAAGAAATCGAAGAAAAGAAGATTGAAGAAGCAAGAAAACAGGCAGAAGAAGCGCTCAAACAAAAACACATCCTCTCCGAAGAAGAATACGCTCTCGCTGCCGCCAATCTTCAAAAAGCCCTCGTCCAGCTTAGAATAAAGAGAAGACGTCGAGTGTAATATCTGCCAATTTCCATTTTCCATTGATTTAATAATTGATCAATTTAAAAATTTGAAAATATATGGCAAATGGCAGATGATAAATGGAAAATAATGTACAAATCAATCGTTCTCTCCGGTCCGGTAGCTTCCGGAACATCAACAGCAGCAAAATCTCTCGCCGAAAAATTTAATCTGGAACTCCACATAGCAGGCGATTTCTTCCGAAAATACATACAAGATCACAATATTCCCCTACCAAATAAAGAAGAAATACCGGACGAAATTGAAAAACAAGTAGACGAAGACCTCACAAATCTTCTAAAAGACGCGAGCGGCGTTGTAGTTGACGCTCTTTATGCGGGCTATTTCACCCACGAAATACCCCACGTCTTAAAAGTTCT
This sequence is a window from Candidatus Curtissbacteria bacterium. Protein-coding genes within it:
- a CDS encoding YbaK/EbsC family protein, whose protein sequence is MAVFGKIEKFLKKEGIDFKIIDFGQEVLRVEDVIKFGINPKETVKTLIIKAEKKVGFEFKTVFIALAIRGQDRLNFKKVKRLFGTKAELAKPEEVLKVVKVPVGAVCPVLVGIPLYFDRKALKLKRVNLGSGDLTKGLNIDMKDLLKAVGDYEIVDLT
- a CDS encoding septum formation initiator family protein — translated: MKRNLILIFAVLFMLILVFNGAKRLLALRTNSQEVTEAEVRLEELSRENENLQRELEYKKTERFAEEEIRNKLGLAKEGEVIVVLPKEEEKKQINLQQGQNDPNWKKWWSLFFEG
- a CDS encoding tyrosine-type recombinase/integrase, with amino-acid sequence MKQLQEAHKEFIEHLKTKKRTTSTILAYGKDIEQLVGFMTEQNKAQVHEVTAEDIRGFLTKLENSGYTKKSLSRKLNSTKTFFRFLKIQEYITDDPASMVEHPKFETKPPRILTPLEYRALRDAARDDARLAAIIEVLLQTGIRIGELANLKIDDVYFGTEGKEGHLYISPAENRQERTVPLNKSAEAALKRYIEVRAKTTNKALFVTKTGKPLLVRNIRTAIDRFYKKAGISGAKVNDLRHTWVAHHLSRGTSLILISKVAGHKRLSTTERYLAIIQPPKGEEKVRLEEL
- the atpB gene encoding F0F1 ATP synthase subunit A encodes the protein MAEAHFSLAAEELFKIGPLPITNTILTTWIVTIILITFAYLATRKISPIPHGIQNVAEFAVESLSNLVESVAGDKTKVFLPIIASFFFFILVGNYMGLLPGFGTIGFYENIHGEKTFVPYLRSINSDLNTTLGLALISVGFTHYYAVKYLGISDYLKKWFSLNPIFLFVGIMELVGEFTKIISLSFRLFGNVFAGEVVLATASTKLFAFIIPVPFYFLELLVGFVQALIFAILTLAFMVILTNKEGH
- a CDS encoding ATP synthase F0 subunit C is translated as MEIVLAKGASIAIGGMIPALAIGLIGFKAMEAIGRNPDASGKILPAMLIGMAFAEAIAIYALILAFTG
- the atpF gene encoding F0F1 ATP synthase subunit B; protein product: MEFLRDFGLQPTLLLAQIVNFLVILFVLKRFFYKPIVKMLDDRKQKIEESLKNADTIEEKLKETEEKTAKILEESRKNAQDIITEAQKEAERIAQEASKEARVTIEHALSAAREQIESERQAARKQVEKEMLDLVALVIKKVLGSELGPKEKQSLTAKAISEIQKQTH
- a CDS encoding F0F1 ATP synthase subunit delta; translated protein: MSKKKQKQIAKFLFKRSLTGGFVDEKKIKIILASLSKENSAGIVGILKSYKRLIEAAIAREEVIVEVGSAITNAKSIEKKLLEKTGARRVIFKLNSQIVFGARVKHGDWIWDDTLDAKLEQIILNF
- the atpA gene encoding F0F1 ATP synthase subunit alpha is translated as MSIVDEIEKQIEKTRLSSVAKNVGKITELGDGVARVSGLSDVSASEIVLFTHNITGLALNLEEDNVGIIIFGDWTKLKEGDEARTSGKILQVPVGEKLIGRVVDALGNPQDGKGAITAKDNYPVEKIAPGVIYRQSVDTPLQTGLKAIDAMIPIGRGQRELIIGDRSLGKTALTLDTIINQKGTGVICIYVAIGQKTSKIAQVVSILEKHKAMDHTIIVSAPASDSATMQFVAPYAGTAIGEYFMDRGKDALVVYDDLSKHAWAYRQISLLLKRPSGREAYPGDVFYLHSRLLERAARMAEKYGDGSLTALPIIETQAGDVSAYIPTNVISITDGQIFLEAELFNAGIRPAVNPGISVSRVGGAAQTKMMKKVAGSLRLDLSQYRELVTFAQFGSDLDPQTQAKLERGKRIVEILKQEQFKPMDVSSQVSVIWAAVNGYLDSVPLDQIKATEQRIVVALSTNKRLKNYMEEKKDFDDFVQKELEKMISSIVGKSSAASENAEPKPTPSKTSPKKSSRKIKSLPRKPKRRKR
- the atpG gene encoding ATP synthase F1 subunit gamma produces the protein MAQIREIKQRIRSVTNTSKVTHAMELVAAAKMKKSQEAALASRPYTLALNQILAEVRQKAKEASHKLLNNNSAQTELLILITTDRGLVGGLNINLFREVANLNKNAKYIVVGKKGTLFASKSHADIVASFNSDEYSPLDLARTLTKLATESFIKAEVASVKVAYPDFQSTVKQIPTITQVLPIELTEEKKSEGVEADLLFEPNASMILENILPHYVLTKIYQTVLEAKASEHSARMVSMKNATDAAGDLIEDLTLNYNQARQEAITKELLDIITAQGAFQ